One part of the Bacillota bacterium genome encodes these proteins:
- a CDS encoding chemotaxis protein CheW: MAEEVRKTIEEHQLVVFGLAGELYGVDIAAVREIITMQHITRVPRTPDFVEGIINLRGKVIPVIDLRKRFHLGLSQEDKETRIVVVEIQANTIGMVVDSVSEVLRISSDVIEPPSPVIVGIDAEYISSVAKVEERLIILLDLEKVLNKQEQMELKAVS, translated from the coding sequence ATGGCAGAAGAGGTCAGGAAGACGATCGAAGAGCACCAGCTCGTGGTGTTCGGGCTCGCAGGAGAGCTGTACGGCGTCGACATAGCGGCCGTCCGCGAAATCATCACCATGCAGCACATAACCAGGGTCCCACGGACGCCGGACTTTGTTGAGGGGATCATCAACCTGCGCGGCAAGGTTATTCCCGTCATCGACCTTCGCAAGAGGTTCCATCTGGGATTAAGTCAGGAAGACAAGGAGACGAGGATCGTGGTCGTCGAGATCCAGGCTAACACCATCGGAATGGTCGTCGACAGCGTCTCCGAGGTCCTCAGGATCTCCAGCGACGTCATCGAGCCCCCGTCCCCCGTAATCGTCGGGATCGACGCCGAGTACATAAGCTCCGTCGCCAAGGTAGAGGAACGCCTTATTATCTTGCTCGACCTGGAGAAGGTGCTAAACAAGCAGGAGCAGATGGAGCTGAAGGCGGTCAGCTGA